A segment of the Carya illinoinensis cultivar Pawnee chromosome 1, C.illinoinensisPawnee_v1, whole genome shotgun sequence genome:
gcttagccaCTGGTGAGAAGGTCTCATGATAGTCTAGTCCTTCTTGTTGGGTGTATCCCTTTGCCACCAACCTTGCCTTAAGCCTTTCCACACTCCCATCAGCTTTGAATTTAACTTTATACACCCACTTACATCCAATTTCTCTCTTATTAGGTGGTAAACTAACTAAGTCCCAAGTTTCATTAAGTTCAAGAGCATCTATTTCAGCTCTCATGGTTGTGCACCCCTCAGGTGAATTTTTGGCTTCTTGGTAAGTGCTAGGTTCAGTTTGGGATGTAATGGAGGAAACAAAAGCTCTATGTAATTTggacaatttttcatatgaaatgcTGTTACTGAGAGGGTAAGGATTACCTGTGAGTCTTTTGCATTTCTGTTTGTTCAACATTTGAGATGGGTGAAGAGAAGTGGCCTGCTGACATATGAAATCTTGCAGATGGAGTGGTGTTTTTCGAACCCTTGTTGACCTTCTTGGTAAGTGATTGATAGGAGTGGTGTTTGTTGCACTGTCATGAGGAAGAAGATCTTGTGGACTGGTTTCTATCTCAATTTGAGAAGGGACTTCAATGACTTCCTGTTCTGAGATGTTGTTTTGTGAATCTGTCCCATTTTCTTGGGAAATATTTGGGATATTTGTGACAGGTTCTGTGAGAATGGTTGGGACTTGAGTGAAACTGATGCTGTTTTGATTAGTTTGCAAATGAGTATTAGTGGAAGTCCCATTTTTGTAGGGGAAAACATTCTCATAGAAAACTACATTTCTTGAAGTGAATACCCTTTTGGTTTCAAGATCCAGCAAAGTATATCCTTTAATTCCAAAGGGATATCCCATAAACACACATTTCTTTGCTCTGGGGTCAAATTTGTGCCTTCCATTTACAATGGTGGTGGCAAAGGCCAAGCATCCAAAAACTTTAAGATGTGTGTAGCTCGGCTTTGTTTTGAATAGGATTTGATAAGGACTTTTGTTGTTTAAGATAGGTGAAGGTATTCTGTTTATGAGATGTACAGCAGTTAAAATACAATGGTTCCAATATCTTAAAGGTACCCCACTTTGAAATCTTAGTGCTCTTGCTGTGTTTAAAATGTGTTGGTGCTTTCTTTCCACCACagcattttgctgtggtgtttcAACACAGCTCCTTTGATGTATGATCCCCTTTTCAAGATAAAAGTTTTTCATGTTAAACTCCCCTCCATTGTCACtttgaataatttttattttggtttcaaaTTGAGTTTCCACCATAGCACAAAAGTGTTGAAGAGTGGTGGTGGCATCAGATTTTAGTCTTAACATATAAGTCTAAGTACACCTactaaaatcatcaacaatagttaAGAAGTATTTTGAACCATCATTGCCAATCTCATTGCAAGggccccaaatatcacaatgtaAAAGTTCAAAACACCTTTTCTGTTTTGTGTGTACTGGTGTGGAATGGTAGTTTGTGAAGTTTGGCTAAGGGACATATGGAGCAAGGTCTATCACTAGGAGTTTTGGCAAAATGCACATCACCACCTATATCAAAAACTGAGTAAGAAGAGTGTCCTAGTCTATAATGCCAAATATCAAAGGTTTGGTCATTTTTGGTGGTTGGAGTGGAAActgaaaaagaagatgaagatgagagACTCATTTTGTCCATTACTTCTGACAAGGCTAAGGGAGAGACCTCTCTTTGCAGCATGTGGTACAGCCCCTGCCTCACTTCACCCATGCCAATCGTCCTCCAAACTGAAAGGTCCTGTATGTAgaagaaataaggaaagaaaagcAAACAGCAATGAAGTGTCTGTGTCAGTTTTCTAGCAGAAATTAGGTTGAAGGTGAAACTAGAAACACAAAAAACATCTTGTAGGATAAGAGAATCTGTAACTCTTACTGTTCCTATGTGAGTAACAGCAGCTACCTCACCATTAGGTAGAGCAACAGAGTGAGAGGTTTGTGATTGTATTGAAGAGAACAATGAGGGGGagcagatcatatgatctgttgcccccgtatcaatgatccaaggcacattcaatttatttgaagATTTGGAATTAAAATAGATAGGCAAAGTGGTATACCAGACATTTGATGGACATTTTCATCAGAAGATGAAGATGCAAAGATGCTTTAAACATTGTTGGCTGATGGGTTCAGATGTGAGGGACTTGAGGCTGGTTTAAGTAGAGCCATAAGTTGAGAATATTGTTCTTGACTTAAAGATACTTGAGACTTGTCATTTACCAAGTCCTATGCTAAAATTGGAGAACTTGTGGCTTGATTTGCTGAAGGTTTGTTCCTCCCATCAAACTTGTGAGTTGATGGGTATCCATGAAGCTTGAAACATTTGTCTGTTGTATGACCTGGAACTTGACAATGAGAGCAAACTGGTTTGTTTGGATTAGCCTTAAAACATCTTTCTAGGGAATGGCCTGTCATTTTGCAAAAAGAACAATAGTATCGATCCCTCTTTTGTGTAGAACTGTTTGGTTTACCACCTTCCTTGTAGTTGCCTCGAGTAAATAGTGCCATAGAGTCATGAGCAGATCCCTCAGTGGatgtttctcttcttttctcttcttgttgTATTATGGAATAAACCTCATTAAGACTAGGAAAGGGTTTGATTAAAAGAATTTGAGCCTTGATTCCCTTATAAGAATCATTCAGCCCCATTAGGAATTTCATAACCCAATCCCTTTGTAGGTTTTGCACAACAGTTTTCAAGCCTCCATAGCTGCAACTTGGAATTGTTTCATAGTTCAAAAGCTCATCAAGTAAAGTTTTGAGTTTGGAGAAATAAACACTTACAACATCTTGGTTTTACATCAGCATGGTTACAGCTTGTTTAATCTCAAAGATTCAAGGTGCATTTTGTTGTGCAAAACGTTGCTCCAACTCAAGCCAAAGTTCATGTGCTATTTCTGCATATACTGTGCTGCATTTGATATCAAGGGCCATGGTATTTTGCATCCAAGTGATTACAACATCATTGCAACGCAACCAATGCTCCATGAGAGGGTCATTTGGGTCAGTTGGCTCACATAGACTTCCATCAATGAAGCCAAGCTTATTTTTGATTCTTAATGCTCTCTTCATTGATCTAGCCCATGAGTAATAGTTACTGGCATCCAAGCTATGAGTAACAAGCATGGAGCCAGTGTTATCACTTGTGCCAATGTAGTATGGACTGCATGGATGAGCAGGGTCCTTGGTTGGgtttgagttttggttttgattgtgGCTTTCTGAGCTATGTTCTTCCATAGcctaagctctgataccatgtaagaattttaaaaaacaatatgtTGATATTGCTAGGAATTGGCAGAACACGATGGAAAACTCTctgtgtattattattttttgaagccATACaaaactctcctatttatagcaGCCTCATGCATGTCACTATACTACAAAATCACTAGGATACAAGAAACCTGCCATACGCACTACTCCAATATAGCTTTTATATTACATGAAAGAAATGGCATGGCAGGTAACAGAA
Coding sequences within it:
- the LOC122311527 gene encoding uncharacterized protein LOC122311527, whose protein sequence is MEEHSSESHNQNQNSNPTKDPAHPCSPYYIGTSDNTGSMLVTHSLDASNYYSWARSMKRALRIKNKLGFIDGSLCEPTDPNDPLMEHWLRCNDVVITWMQNTMALDIKCSTVYAEIAHELWLELEQRFAQQNAP